Proteins from a genomic interval of Acidobacteriota bacterium:
- a CDS encoding VCBS repeat-containing protein, whose amino-acid sequence MGRIRTLLMALAVCLGFTAICSGYGQILVEERENQKLYINSPSQILPSTQITFLLDPDSFPEASPANPVLIKIHITQVTKADREVLSQTLATGTTETTSPLPSYGEVVFPLAVVPFRLYDDLWLPDPGAVPTPLIPDTVQLFRYVAGESEFWIRLNESTAAWPTGLEGVRWGFTVALGGGVWPPNANSNWGAAGRYQQQSTLVVADLRQHSFPPVVDDYLFWVESVYQSGGYTPTYLFPGSFIAFSATTFETLEAPATSVVGTELTDVTVADLNQDGYDDVCSVDRSRRRLYWSFGTADDTFVDLDWLWLPEFEPVRLDVTDTDGDGRLDFFIVDSDGVVHIYDYWSVFGQKAQDTRMAWSAFSFKAAAVPGDTALHDLNGDGSSDYLVTDQANNTLNVYIGSDFGSQQVYPTGTQPVAMAVGDFNGYAEPDVATANRSGHSVSVFWNTGGGSLTSLDYAANGKAPVDIDTGDFDRDGRTDLVVAYADNSTKSISLWKAQTDGTFVPASAQKVFFQGNPSAVLAENIDAQNGADAIVGFANFHKLAVCVSDAAGALAYAYNLDTLADVVVDPISGVLLSEDSILSIAGGTAAGGISTREGAASIASQGYDVVHFPRSANISFSLVNLGTEPALANFELYDDSGAVKSFTTQSIDPRTQFPRYFGDLLGPETANTQRWVRTFLTHSDLTGIWLLNNGTNLTYLDGGKIQSITDARSEFVLPVVDVTGGHYTQLYLENPQQGQAHVTVRRHNAAGVQQASHTVLLNKRGRAILDLAGVFPGIADSDYLTVQSDLAIIGGEIFGDAETVSVLEPFPIGEDQGTLFSGHVAHGDFGGGIVYDTWLTLVNTSDIGANVEAILYDNDGEYLDSFAAINLGPRSKVVYNVGTMMGLSGTVTGYLKLDLKGLTGVVGCVTFGDATAGAFRSVLPLQSPRHRRFILGHIANGTLDEIPFFTGLAVVNPYTTTQSVFLSAYDQNGVLLDTVKLFLQPNRRAIAMVDQVIPGLINIFGGYLVVECDSIHPEFIVFELFGDTGLNFLSAVPAVPAVPIE is encoded by the coding sequence ATGGGACGCATCCGGACTTTGCTGATGGCGCTCGCCGTGTGTCTCGGATTCACGGCGATTTGCAGTGGATACGGCCAGATCTTGGTCGAGGAGCGTGAAAACCAGAAACTGTACATCAATTCACCATCCCAGATCCTGCCTTCCACCCAGATCACCTTCCTGCTGGATCCCGACAGTTTCCCTGAGGCTTCGCCTGCCAATCCCGTGCTGATCAAGATCCACATCACCCAGGTCACGAAAGCCGACCGGGAGGTGCTGAGCCAGACGCTGGCCACCGGCACCACCGAAACCACGTCGCCGCTGCCGAGCTACGGCGAAGTGGTGTTCCCGCTGGCGGTGGTGCCCTTCAGATTGTATGACGACCTCTGGCTGCCCGACCCGGGCGCCGTCCCCACCCCGCTTATACCGGACACCGTGCAACTGTTCCGCTACGTGGCCGGCGAGTCGGAGTTCTGGATCCGGCTCAACGAGAGCACCGCCGCCTGGCCCACCGGCCTTGAGGGTGTGCGCTGGGGCTTCACCGTCGCCCTGGGCGGCGGCGTCTGGCCCCCGAACGCCAACAGCAACTGGGGCGCGGCGGGCCGGTACCAGCAACAGTCCACCCTCGTGGTCGCCGATCTGCGCCAGCATTCATTCCCGCCCGTCGTCGACGATTACCTGTTTTGGGTTGAGAGCGTGTATCAGTCGGGCGGGTACACTCCGACCTATCTATTCCCCGGCAGCTTCATCGCCTTTTCCGCCACCACCTTCGAGACGCTGGAGGCTCCCGCCACATCCGTCGTGGGCACGGAGTTGACCGACGTGACCGTGGCCGACCTGAATCAGGACGGGTACGACGACGTCTGCTCCGTTGACCGCTCCCGCCGCCGGCTGTACTGGAGCTTCGGGACGGCGGACGACACGTTTGTGGATCTCGACTGGCTTTGGCTGCCCGAGTTCGAGCCGGTCCGGCTGGATGTGACCGACACCGACGGCGACGGCCGGCTCGACTTCTTCATCGTCGACAGCGACGGCGTCGTGCACATTTATGACTATTGGAGCGTGTTCGGCCAAAAGGCGCAGGACACCCGGATGGCATGGTCCGCCTTCTCGTTCAAGGCGGCGGCCGTGCCGGGGGACACCGCCCTGCATGACCTGAATGGCGACGGCTCCAGCGACTACCTGGTCACCGACCAGGCCAACAACACGCTCAACGTCTACATCGGATCGGACTTCGGCTCCCAGCAGGTCTATCCCACCGGCACCCAGCCGGTGGCGATGGCCGTCGGCGACTTCAACGGCTACGCTGAGCCCGACGTGGCCACCGCCAACCGGAGCGGCCATTCGGTGTCGGTGTTCTGGAATACCGGCGGCGGCAGCTTGACCAGCCTGGATTACGCCGCCAACGGCAAAGCGCCGGTGGATATCGACACCGGTGATTTCGACCGCGACGGCCGCACCGACCTGGTGGTGGCGTACGCGGACAACAGCACCAAATCGATCTCGCTCTGGAAAGCCCAGACGGACGGGACGTTCGTGCCGGCGTCCGCGCAGAAGGTCTTCTTCCAGGGCAATCCCTCCGCCGTACTGGCCGAGAACATCGACGCTCAAAACGGCGCGGACGCCATCGTGGGCTTCGCCAATTTCCACAAGCTGGCCGTCTGCGTCTCCGACGCCGCCGGGGCGCTGGCGTACGCGTACAACCTGGACACGCTGGCGGACGTGGTGGTCGATCCCATCAGCGGCGTGCTCCTGAGCGAGGACAGCATCCTGTCGATCGCCGGCGGCACGGCCGCGGGCGGCATCAGCACCCGCGAGGGCGCCGCGTCCATCGCCAGCCAGGGCTACGACGTCGTCCACTTCCCGCGCTCGGCGAACATCTCGTTCTCGCTGGTCAATCTGGGCACCGAGCCCGCGCTGGCCAACTTCGAGCTGTACGACGACTCCGGCGCGGTCAAATCGTTCACCACCCAGTCGATCGATCCCCGGACCCAGTTCCCCCGTTACTTCGGCGACCTGCTCGGCCCCGAGACCGCCAACACCCAACGGTGGGTCCGCACGTTCCTGACCCACTCCGACCTCACCGGGATCTGGCTGCTGAACAACGGCACGAATCTGACCTATCTGGACGGCGGCAAGATTCAGAGCATCACCGACGCCCGATCCGAGTTCGTCTTGCCGGTGGTGGATGTCACCGGCGGCCATTACACCCAACTGTACCTGGAGAATCCTCAGCAGGGCCAGGCGCACGTCACCGTCCGCCGCCACAATGCCGCCGGCGTCCAGCAGGCCAGCCACACCGTGCTGCTCAACAAGCGGGGACGGGCCATATTGGACCTGGCGGGCGTCTTTCCCGGCATCGCCGACTCCGACTACCTGACGGTGCAATCGGATCTGGCGATCATCGGCGGCGAGATTTTCGGCGACGCCGAGACCGTCTCGGTGCTGGAGCCGTTCCCCATCGGCGAGGACCAGGGGACGCTGTTCAGCGGCCACGTCGCCCACGGCGACTTCGGCGGCGGCATCGTCTACGACACTTGGCTCACGCTGGTCAACACCTCCGACATCGGGGCGAACGTGGAGGCGATCCTGTACGACAACGACGGCGAGTATCTGGACAGCTTCGCCGCCATCAACCTCGGTCCCCGTTCCAAGGTCGTCTACAACGTCGGCACCATGATGGGACTCAGCGGTACGGTCACCGGTTATCTGAAGCTCGATCTCAAGGGGCTCACCGGCGTGGTGGGCTGCGTGACGTTCGGTGACGCCACGGCCGGAGCGTTCCGGTCGGTCCTGCCGCTGCAATCCCCCCGGCATCGGCGGTTCATCCTGGGGCACATCGCCAACGGAACCCTGGACGAGATTCCGTTCTTCACCGGCCTCGCCGTCGTCAATCCGTACACCACGACCCAGTCGGTCTTCCTGTCGGCCTACGACCAGAACGGCGTGCTGCTGGACACCGTCAAGCTGTTTCTGCAGCCGAATCGCCGGGCGATCGCCATGGTGGACCAGGTGATCCCCGGCTTGATCAACATTTTCGGCGGATACCTCGTTGTCGAATGCGATTCCATTCACCCGGAATTCATCGTGTTCGAGCTCTTCGGCGACACCGGCCTCAACTTCCTGAGCGCCGTGCCCGCCGTGCCCGCCGTGCCCATCGAGTAA
- the thrS gene encoding threonine--tRNA ligase, translating to MLQVIERDGTRRVVADSAEALTILRHSTSHLMALAVLHLFPGTHLGIGPATEDGFYYDFQMDHALTEEDLARIEEKMRELAARDLPFEPAVIGLAEAQRVFDEMGEALKCELIDEKAGETLSCYRLDTLYDFCLGPHVASSGALKVFKLLSIAGSYWRGDERRPQLQRIYGTAFLTQAELDAYLAFLEEARKRDHRRLGRELDLYSIQDVAGAGFVYWHPKGALIRHLIEDFWKNEHFRRGYELVAIPHLARHNLWRTSGHFDYYKENMYTLTIDEEEYVVKPMNCPGHILIYKSRLHSYRDLPVRFAELGTVYRYEKSGVLHGMLRVRGFTQDDGHIFCTPDQIVDELGGVLDLCLFFMQTFGFEQYQVELSVRDPENKGKYAGTDEEWEMAEAGLVKAMEIRGISYTRKEGEAVFYGPKIDFKLVDAIGRKWQCSTVQFDFNLPRRFDVNYVAADSKEHHVFMVHRAIMGSLERFFGTLVEHYAGAFPIWLSPEQAWVIPVSEKFGDYARSVTARLQADGLRVRLDDRNEKVGYKVREAQVQKIPFMLVVGGREQEQGTVSVRNRYEGDLGAMGLDQFAHLVKSHIDSRAIKP from the coding sequence ATGCTCCAAGTGATCGAGCGCGACGGCACACGTCGCGTCGTGGCCGATTCCGCCGAAGCCCTGACCATTCTGCGCCACAGCACCTCCCACCTCATGGCCCTGGCCGTGCTGCATCTGTTCCCCGGCACCCACCTGGGCATCGGCCCCGCCACCGAGGACGGCTTCTATTACGACTTCCAGATGGACCACGCTCTGACCGAGGAGGACCTGGCCCGGATTGAGGAGAAGATGCGGGAGCTGGCCGCGCGCGACCTGCCGTTCGAACCCGCGGTGATCGGGCTGGCGGAGGCACAGCGCGTCTTCGACGAGATGGGCGAGGCGCTCAAGTGCGAGCTCATCGACGAGAAGGCCGGCGAGACGCTGTCGTGCTACCGGCTCGACACGCTGTACGACTTCTGCCTCGGCCCCCACGTGGCGTCGAGCGGCGCGCTCAAGGTGTTCAAGCTGCTGTCCATCGCCGGCTCCTACTGGCGCGGCGACGAGCGGCGGCCGCAGCTCCAGCGCATCTACGGCACCGCCTTCCTGACCCAGGCGGAGCTGGACGCGTACCTGGCGTTTCTCGAGGAGGCCCGCAAGCGGGACCACCGCCGGCTGGGCCGCGAACTTGACCTCTATTCCATCCAGGACGTCGCGGGGGCGGGATTCGTTTACTGGCATCCCAAGGGCGCCCTGATCCGGCACCTCATCGAGGACTTCTGGAAGAACGAGCATTTCCGCCGCGGCTACGAGCTGGTGGCTATCCCCCATCTGGCGCGGCACAACCTGTGGCGCACGTCCGGGCACTTCGATTACTACAAGGAAAACATGTACACCCTCACCATCGATGAGGAGGAGTACGTGGTCAAGCCCATGAACTGCCCGGGGCACATCCTGATCTACAAGAGCCGGCTCCACAGCTACCGCGATCTGCCCGTCCGCTTTGCCGAGCTGGGGACGGTGTACCGCTATGAGAAGAGCGGCGTGCTTCACGGCATGCTCCGCGTCCGCGGCTTCACCCAGGACGACGGCCACATCTTCTGCACCCCCGACCAGATCGTGGACGAGCTCGGCGGCGTGCTCGACCTGTGCCTGTTCTTCATGCAGACGTTCGGGTTCGAACAGTACCAGGTGGAGCTCTCCGTCCGCGATCCGGAGAACAAGGGCAAGTACGCCGGCACCGACGAGGAGTGGGAGATGGCCGAGGCCGGCCTGGTCAAGGCGATGGAAATCCGCGGCATCTCCTACACGCGCAAGGAAGGGGAGGCGGTGTTCTACGGTCCCAAGATCGATTTCAAGCTCGTGGACGCCATCGGCCGCAAGTGGCAGTGCAGCACCGTTCAGTTCGACTTTAACCTGCCGCGGCGGTTCGACGTCAACTACGTCGCCGCCGACTCCAAGGAGCATCACGTCTTCATGGTCCACCGGGCCATCATGGGATCGCTGGAGCGGTTTTTCGGCACGCTGGTGGAGCACTACGCAGGCGCCTTCCCCATCTGGCTGAGTCCCGAGCAGGCCTGGGTGATCCCGGTGAGCGAGAAGTTCGGCGACTATGCCCGGTCCGTCACTGCGCGCCTGCAGGCGGACGGGTTGCGCGTCCGCCTCGACGATCGAAACGAGAAGGTGGGCTACAAGGTCCGCGAGGCCCAGGTCCAGAAGATCCCGTTCATGCTGGTGGTCGGCGGCCGGGAGCAGGAGCAGGGGACCGTGTCCGTGCGCAACCGCTACGAGGGCGACCTGGGCGCCATGGGCCTGGACCAATTCGCGCACCTGGTCAAATCCCATATTGACAGCCGCGCGATCAAACCTTAA
- a CDS encoding translation initiation factor IF-3, translated as MKPAPKNENRDRVRINEEITAPEVRLIDGDGAQLGVVPIAQALALATEKQVDLVEIAPNAEPPVAKVMDYGKFLYQQKKKQHDAKKKQKVVQIKEVKFRPRTDTHDFEFKKKHIIRFLEEGNRVKCGVFFRGREMAYPELGYELLARLVEELEGVAEMVKPPEMEGRLMVMHLMPKK; from the coding sequence ATTAAACCAGCACCCAAAAACGAGAACCGGGACCGAGTGCGCATCAACGAGGAGATCACCGCACCGGAAGTCCGGCTGATCGACGGCGACGGGGCGCAGCTCGGCGTCGTCCCCATCGCCCAGGCCCTGGCGCTCGCCACCGAGAAGCAGGTCGACCTGGTGGAAATCGCCCCCAACGCCGAACCCCCCGTGGCCAAGGTCATGGACTACGGGAAATTCCTCTACCAGCAGAAGAAGAAGCAGCACGACGCCAAGAAGAAGCAGAAGGTGGTCCAGATCAAGGAAGTGAAATTCCGACCCCGTACCGACACCCACGACTTCGAGTTCAAGAAAAAGCACATCATCCGGTTCCTCGAGGAAGGCAACCGGGTCAAGTGCGGCGTCTTCTTCCGCGGCCGGGAGATGGCGTACCCGGAACTGGGCTACGAACTGCTGGCCCGGCTGGTCGAGGAGCTCGAGGGGGTGGCCGAGATGGTCAAGCCGCCGGAGATGGAGGGCCGGCTGATGGTGATGCACCTCATGCCGAAAAAATGA
- the rpmI gene encoding 50S ribosomal protein L35 — protein MKTKQKTKKGAAKRFRVTATGKVLRGHSHKSHILTKKTRKRKRNLRQTGLVAGADLGRVKEMLQI, from the coding sequence CTGAAGACGAAGCAGAAGACGAAGAAAGGCGCTGCCAAGCGCTTCCGGGTGACCGCGACAGGCAAGGTGCTGCGCGGCCACAGCCATAAGAGCCACATCCTGACGAAGAAGACCCGCAAGCGGAAGCGCAACCTCCGCCAGACCGGCCTCGTCGCCGGCGCCGACCTGGGCCGCGTCAAGGAAATGCTCCAAATCTGA
- the rplT gene encoding 50S ribosomal protein L20, protein MPRVKRGNKRLLNRKKILALAKGYRGSRNRLYRTAKETVEKGLGYAYRDRRQRKREFRSLWIIRINATTREHGLSYNRFMSGLKKAGVELDRKVLAELAVHHPVTFAELVSVAKQA, encoded by the coding sequence ATGCCCCGAGTGAAGCGTGGAAACAAGAGACTGCTGAACCGAAAGAAGATCCTGGCCTTGGCCAAGGGCTACCGGGGGTCACGGAACCGCCTGTACCGCACCGCCAAGGAGACTGTCGAGAAAGGGCTGGGTTACGCCTACCGCGACCGGCGGCAGCGCAAGCGCGAATTCCGGTCGCTCTGGATCATCCGGATCAATGCGACCACCCGTGAGCACGGCCTGTCATACAATCGATTTATGTCCGGTTTGAAAAAAGCCGGTGTGGAGCTCGACCGGAAAGTCCTGGCGGAACTCGCCGTGCACCATCCGGTCACCTTCGCCGAACTGGTGTCAGTGGCCAAGCAGGCATAA
- the pheS gene encoding phenylalanine--tRNA ligase subunit alpha, whose protein sequence is MRDDLARIMDGFETECGTVRDEAAYGLLRERYLSREKGLLTLQLKRLRDLPPAERPAFGQEVNQLKAAIETRLEALARQVRLAAYQDRLEKERLDVTLPGFPVARGTLHPIKQVEAEICGIFERMGYVIAEGPEIETDFFNFGALNFPPDHPARDAQDTFFIGGGSFLLRTHTSPVQIRTMQTVAPPLKVIAPGKVYRKDTPDATHFPIFHQIEGLVVDEGVSLADLKGTLEHFARECFAADARIRLRPSFFPFVEPGAEVDVSCFFCGGGGCRICKGSGWIEILGAGMVHPHVFDACGVDSERYTGFAFGMGIDRVAILRYGVPDIRMFWENDVRFLNQFYRF, encoded by the coding sequence ATGCGCGATGATCTGGCCCGAATCATGGATGGTTTCGAGACGGAATGCGGGACGGTCCGCGACGAGGCGGCCTACGGCCTGCTGCGGGAGCGCTACCTGTCACGGGAGAAGGGTCTCCTGACCCTCCAGCTCAAGCGCCTGCGCGACCTGCCGCCCGCCGAGCGGCCCGCCTTCGGCCAGGAGGTCAACCAGCTGAAGGCGGCCATCGAAACCCGGCTGGAGGCGCTGGCCCGGCAGGTCCGCCTGGCGGCCTACCAGGACCGGCTGGAGAAGGAGCGCCTCGACGTCACGCTGCCCGGCTTCCCCGTCGCCCGGGGCACGCTGCACCCCATCAAGCAGGTGGAGGCCGAGATCTGCGGCATCTTCGAGCGGATGGGCTACGTCATCGCCGAGGGGCCCGAGATCGAGACCGACTTCTTCAACTTCGGCGCCCTGAACTTTCCGCCCGACCATCCGGCCCGCGATGCACAGGACACCTTCTTCATCGGTGGCGGATCCTTCCTGCTGCGTACGCACACCTCGCCGGTTCAGATCCGGACCATGCAGACCGTGGCGCCGCCGCTCAAAGTCATCGCCCCCGGCAAGGTGTACCGTAAGGACACGCCCGACGCCACTCACTTTCCGATCTTCCACCAGATCGAGGGGCTGGTGGTGGATGAGGGCGTCTCGCTGGCCGACCTGAAGGGCACACTGGAGCATTTCGCCCGGGAGTGCTTCGCCGCCGACGCCCGCATCCGCCTGCGGCCCAGCTTCTTTCCCTTCGTGGAGCCCGGCGCCGAGGTGGACGTGAGCTGCTTCTTCTGCGGCGGCGGCGGCTGCCGCATCTGCAAGGGGAGCGGCTGGATCGAGATCCTGGGCGCCGGCATGGTCCATCCGCACGTCTTCGACGCGTGCGGCGTGGACAGCGAGCGCTACACGGGCTTCGCTTTCGGCATGGGCATCGACCGGGTCGCCATCCTCCGGTACGGCGTCCCCGACATCCGGATGTTTTGGGAAAACGACGTCCGGTTCCTGAACCAGTTCTACCGCTTCTGA
- a CDS encoding phenylalanine--tRNA ligase subunit beta produces MKISCNWMADLIALDEPPDRLAADLSMLGLPVDAVERLPNDTLIEIDVTANRPDCLSHLGIARELSALYHEPLRLPTPAALDAGRDPAPAPAITIEDPDLCARFCGVRITGVRVAPSPQWLQERLLAVGQRPINNLVDITNYILLELGHPLHAYDFGKLAGGCLIARRARAGETIQTLDGRIRALAPEMLVIADAGQPVGIAGVMGGAASEVADTTTDILLESAWFQPASVRRTARTLEMRTEASYRFERGADVAMAPIALRRAAQLILELAGGAAVSPVVDVCPRPWSPPVIALRRGRIERLVGISVAGLPVDAMLRRLGFDVAAAPDGWLVRPPAHRVDVGLEVDLIEEIARLHGYDRIPSTLPLHPTRPVSRQLAGEKAAARQFLKESGLQEVLTPNFASVARDADLLWAPDGEPVRVDNPLDEGEPFLRQGLLPGMVAALKFNENNYNADVRLFEVAAVYGRRGDGHVEPVRLALGAYGQWLPAHWSAAGVPADFVRLKGVIEGLCDRLNVPAVTFDEAGDAAFLQPGAAAWIRLGDEVVVYIGQLNELLAQKLKFKRKVFVAELLFERLAAGIDRSFAFRTLPRYPFVDRDMSFVVDIGISFSTIKMSVIELKMPELAEVKLVDLYRGADIPPGRKAMNVRLVFQHPERTLTDEEADRLRERAAASLRKRFQAQFR; encoded by the coding sequence ATGAAAATCAGCTGCAACTGGATGGCCGATCTCATCGCCCTGGACGAGCCGCCCGACCGGCTGGCGGCCGATCTGTCCATGCTCGGCCTGCCCGTCGACGCGGTGGAGCGGCTGCCCAACGACACCCTCATCGAGATCGACGTCACAGCCAACCGCCCCGACTGCCTCAGCCACCTCGGGATCGCTCGGGAGCTCAGCGCTCTGTATCACGAGCCGCTGCGGCTGCCGACGCCCGCCGCGCTGGACGCCGGCCGGGACCCCGCCCCGGCGCCGGCCATCACCATCGAGGATCCGGATCTGTGCGCCCGCTTCTGCGGGGTGCGCATCACCGGCGTCCGCGTGGCGCCGTCGCCTCAGTGGCTCCAGGAGCGGCTCCTCGCGGTGGGCCAGCGCCCCATCAACAACCTGGTGGACATCACCAACTACATCCTGCTGGAGTTGGGCCATCCGCTCCACGCATACGATTTCGGCAAGCTGGCCGGCGGGTGCCTGATCGCGCGCCGGGCCCGCGCCGGGGAGACAATCCAGACTCTCGACGGCCGCATCCGCGCCCTCGCCCCGGAGATGCTGGTCATCGCCGACGCCGGGCAGCCGGTGGGGATCGCCGGCGTGATGGGCGGCGCGGCGAGCGAGGTGGCCGACACGACCACCGACATCCTGCTGGAAAGCGCCTGGTTCCAACCCGCGTCGGTCCGCCGGACCGCCCGGACGTTGGAGATGCGCACCGAGGCGTCGTACCGCTTCGAGCGGGGCGCGGACGTGGCGATGGCGCCGATCGCCCTGCGGCGGGCCGCGCAGCTGATTTTGGAGCTCGCCGGCGGCGCGGCGGTCTCGCCCGTGGTGGACGTCTGCCCGCGCCCCTGGTCGCCGCCCGTCATCGCCCTGCGCCGCGGCCGGATCGAGCGGCTGGTGGGCATCTCCGTCGCCGGTCTCCCCGTCGACGCGATGCTCCGCCGCCTGGGGTTCGATGTGGCGGCGGCGCCCGACGGCTGGCTCGTCCGGCCGCCCGCCCACCGCGTCGACGTGGGCCTGGAAGTGGATCTCATCGAGGAGATCGCCCGGCTGCACGGCTACGACCGCATCCCCTCCACCCTGCCGCTCCATCCGACACGACCGGTGTCGCGCCAGCTCGCCGGGGAGAAAGCCGCGGCCCGGCAGTTCCTCAAGGAGTCCGGTCTGCAGGAGGTCCTGACGCCGAATTTCGCCAGCGTCGCGCGCGACGCCGATCTCCTCTGGGCGCCTGACGGCGAACCGGTCCGCGTGGACAACCCGCTGGACGAAGGGGAGCCGTTCCTCCGCCAGGGCCTGCTGCCGGGGATGGTGGCCGCGCTCAAGTTCAACGAGAACAACTACAACGCCGACGTCCGCCTCTTCGAGGTGGCCGCGGTGTACGGCCGCCGCGGGGACGGGCACGTGGAGCCGGTCCGGCTGGCCCTCGGCGCGTACGGCCAGTGGCTGCCCGCGCACTGGTCCGCCGCCGGAGTGCCGGCGGATTTCGTCCGCCTCAAAGGCGTAATCGAAGGCCTGTGCGACCGCCTGAACGTTCCGGCGGTGACGTTCGACGAGGCCGGGGACGCGGCCTTCCTGCAGCCGGGGGCGGCGGCCTGGATCCGGCTGGGGGACGAAGTCGTCGTCTACATCGGCCAGCTCAACGAACTGCTGGCCCAGAAGCTCAAATTCAAGCGCAAGGTGTTCGTGGCCGAGCTGCTCTTCGAGCGGCTGGCGGCGGGGATCGACCGGTCATTCGCCTTCCGCACCCTGCCGCGGTACCCGTTCGTGGACCGCGACATGTCCTTTGTCGTTGACATCGGGATCAGTTTTAGTACAATTAAAATGTCGGTCATTGAGTTGAAAATGCCTGAGTTAGCGGAGGTTAAGCTCGTTGACCTCTATCGGGGGGCCGACATCCCCCCGGGCCGCAAGGCCATGAACGTCCGGCTGGTCTTTCAACATCCCGAGCGCACCCTGACCGACGAGGAGGCTGACCGCCTCCGGGAACGTGCCGCCGCGAGCCTGCGGAAACGTTTCCAAGCCCAGTTTCGATAG
- the zapB gene encoding cell division protein ZapB — MSEKKEPDGLERFAHLEDKIYRVSEFFKNLQSQNSALKEELSDFQRRYRELEERCRTIETMMVTVREEKEKIAEKLRALIERLDGLESEQ, encoded by the coding sequence ATGAGCGAGAAAAAAGAACCGGATGGGCTGGAGCGCTTCGCCCATCTGGAAGATAAGATCTACCGAGTGAGCGAGTTTTTCAAGAACTTGCAGTCGCAAAACTCAGCATTGAAGGAGGAATTATCCGATTTTCAACGCCGGTATCGCGAACTGGAAGAGCGCTGCCGGACGATTGAGACGATGATGGTGACAGTCCGGGAAGAAAAGGAGAAGATCGCGGAAAAACTCAGGGCGCTCATCGAGCGCCTCGATGGTTTGGAGAGCGAACAGTAA
- a CDS encoding cell division protein ZapA, with product MQIKILNQVFNIQDVNDEAYVKELASFVEERMTQLQRASNIIDSHRLALLAAFQIADDYFQLRKQHRELNQFVGRKSAEFVKILDQFNDPAPKRP from the coding sequence GTGCAGATCAAGATATTGAACCAGGTGTTCAACATCCAGGACGTGAACGACGAGGCGTACGTCAAGGAACTGGCGAGCTTCGTCGAGGAGCGCATGACACAGCTCCAGCGCGCCTCGAACATCATCGACTCGCACCGGCTGGCTCTGCTCGCGGCGTTCCAGATCGCCGACGACTACTTTCAGCTTCGCAAGCAACATCGCGAGTTGAACCAGTTCGTGGGCCGCAAGAGCGCCGAATTCGTGAAGATCCTGGATCAGTTCAACGATCCGGCACCGAAACG